A genomic window from Lotus japonicus ecotype B-129 chromosome 1, LjGifu_v1.2 includes:
- the LOC130731401 gene encoding aspartyl protease family protein 2, producing the protein MEERKMKPNNNALLFFLLTISFSLSTAAVSHFETQSLTLNSLPHQPTLSWPESEEEEEEELSIPESEGSDPETLSLQLHHIDALSSTKTPEQLFHLRLQRDAARAESFFTTSAAALNNSHAPRSGAGFSSSIISGLAQGSGEYFTRIGVGTPARYVYMVLDTGSDVVWLQCAPCRKCYSQADPVFDPSKSRTYAGIPCGAPLCRRLDSAGCNSKKVCQYQVSYGDGSFTFGDFSTETLTFRRSRVTRVALGCGHDNEGLFVGAAGLLGLGRGRLSFPIQTGRRFNQKFSYCLVDRSASAKPSSVVFGDAAVSRTAKFTPLLKNPKLDTFYYVELLGISVGGTPVRGVSASLFKLDPTGNGGVIIDSGTSVTRLTRPAYTALRDAFRLGASHLKRAPEFSLFDTCFDLSGQTEVKVPTVVLHFRGADVSLPATNYLIPVDSSGSFCFAFAGTMSGLSIIGNIQQQGFRVVYDLGSSRVGFAPRGCA; encoded by the coding sequence ATGGAggaaaggaaaatgaaacccAACAACAATgcccttcttttctttctcttaacCATCTCCTTCTCACTCTCCACCGCTGCTGTATCTCACTTTGAAACCCAATCTCTGACCCTCAACTCTCTCCCCCACCAACCCACCCTCTCATGGCCtgaatctgaagaagaagaagaagaagaactctCCATACCCGAATCCGAAGGATCCGACCCAGAAACACTCTCACTTCAGCTCCACCACATAGACGCACTCTCCTCCACCAAAACCCCTGAACAGCTCTTCCATCTCAGGCTCCAAAGAGACGCTGCCAGAGCTGAATCCTTCTTCACCACCTCCGCCGCAGCTCTCAACAACTCCCACGCGCCCAGATCCGGAGCGGGTTTCAGCAGCTCCATCATCTCCGGTCTAGCCCAGGGAAGCGGCGAGTACTTCACACGCATCGGCGTCGGCACCCCCGCGAGGTACGTCTACATGGTACTCGACACAGGAAGCGACGTCGTTTGGCTCCAGTGTGCACCGTGCCGCAAATGCTACTCCCAGGCTGACCCGGTTTTCGACCCGTCAAAATCCCGCACATACGCCGGGATCCCCTGCGGTGCACCACTCTGCCGGCGACTTGACTCCGCCGGCTGCAACAGCAAGAAGGTTTGCCAGTACCAAGTCTCCTACGGTGATGGATCCTTCACGTTCGGTGATTTCTCCACTGAAACGTTAACGTTCCGGAGATCCAGAGTGACGCGCGTGGCTCTCGGTTGCGGCCATGACAACGAAGGCCTCTTCGTCGGCGCCGCCGGGCTTTTAGGCCTCGGCCGCGGGAGGTTGTCGTTCCCGATCCAAACCGGTCGCCGGTTCAACCAGAAATTCTCGTACTGCCTGGTGGACCGCTCCGCTTCGGCCAAACCATCTTCCGTCGTGTTCGGCGACGCCGCCGTTTCACGAACCGCCAAATTCACACCGCTGCTGAAAAACCCTAAGCTCGACACCTTCTACTACGTTGAGCTTCTCGGGATCAGCGTGGGTGGCACACCAGTTCGCGGCGTCTCCGCCTCGCTCTTCAAGCTCGATCCCACCGGGAACGGTGGCGTGATAATCGATTCTGGCACTTCCGTGACTCGCCTGACCCGGCCCGCGTACACTGCACTGAGAGACGCTTTCCGTCTCGGAGCTTCGCATCTGAAGCGTGCGCCGGAGTTCTCGCTGTTTGACACGTGCTTTGATCTCTCCGGGCAGACGGAGGTGAAGGTTCCGACGGTGGTGCTGCACTTCCGGGGAGCTGATGTGTCGCTTCCGGCGACGAACTACTTGATTCCGGTGGATAGTAGTGGAAGCTTCTGCTTCGCATTCGCCGGAACGATGAGCGGGTTGTCCATTAtcggcaacatccagcagcaaGGCTTCCGGGTCGTTTACGATCTTGGTAGTTCTCGGGTCGGGTTTGCCCCGAGAGGTTGCGCGTGA
- the LOC130731402 gene encoding uncharacterized protein LOC130731402 — protein sequence MTSHANLEDDSDMLELNEKRTQSKGSPENVSKPEEVKQSSSVSKPAGVVVRNFDLNMNPDENMVFLSTPAPVPTSSSPKSMSEEKQEEYPGWSLSDVEKMSIDPIQLANLNRRIGEDVEDYDEV from the coding sequence ATGACTTCACATGCCAACTTGGAAGATGATTCTGACATGCTGGAGCTAAATGAGAAGCGCACTCAAAGCAAGGGAAGCCCAGAAAATGTTTCAAAACCTGAAGAAGTTAAGCAGAGTTCTTCGGTTAGCAAACCGGCTGGAGTGGTCGTTCGAAATTTTGACTTAAATATGAACCCAGATGAGAACATGGTTTTTTTATCCACACCAGCTCCGGTGCCGACTAGTTCATCTCCAAAATCAATGTCAGAAGAGAAGCAAGAGGAATACCCTGGATGGTCCTTGTCTGATGTGGAAAAAATGTCCATTGATCCCATACAACTGGCTAACTTGAATAGAAGGATTGGTGAAGATGTGGAAGATTATGATGAAGTCTAG
- the LOC130727341 gene encoding uncharacterized protein LOC130727341 has product MSTQNGDDSSSSKSSSDPISTQTKQKPTDPDFINLKKAFDSVLKEVESCYVNWEVVNLLDRLHGHVQRDETIFHLALRQNHTRDLEEVVNNKYTEPQYLEIRNNDGNPAFHVAAMTGKWEFMRIMMNKNPNLPLIPGQDEMLPIHLAVLGSHRQIVNNLYTSDLLEKMSNKDIGQLFFMAFKNNMYDVAYNLTHMHNTKLIVQRDDDELTALHMLARKPPSEKNKYLQQRMILNLRGRFHFWFEYKEKLKLRTEPSVVVFDAIKSGNIHFLEVFLSMCGHPDYNSETKLWELKDPYNGQNILHIAVWYRQKSIMNFILDSWESKHTKHIVIQGVDKDSNNVLHFAARPPRETSASLRPDIQMKRELEWFEEVKKRVPPELNTMKNKDGKTPMDMLHAHHTNLSSEIKDTAKKVAESGMVHYHKKGVG; this is encoded by the exons ATGTCGACTCAAAATGGAGACgattcctcctcctccaaatcatcatcagatccTATTTCCACACAAACCAAGCAGAAGCCAACCGATCCTGATTTCATCAATTTAAAAAAAGCATTTG ATTCTGTGTTAAAAGAAGTCGAGAGTTGTTATGTTAATTGGGAAGTTGTAAATTTACTTGATCGGTTACATGGTCATGTACAGAGAGATGAAACAATTTTTCATTTAGCCTTGAGGCAAAACCACACACGAGATCTGGAAGAGGTAGTTAACAATAAATATACGGAGCCACAATACCTGGAAATACGAAACAATGATGGGAACCCAGCATTTCACGTGGCCGCAATGACTGGGAAATGGGAATTTATGAGAATTATGATGAACAAGAATCCAAATTTGCCACTCATCCCTGGGCAAGATGAGATGCTTCCAATTCACTTGGCTGTTTTAGGTAGTCATCGCCAAATTGTGAACAACCTGTACACTTCTGATCTACTCGAGAAAATGAGTAACAAGGATATCGGACAACTCTTTTTCATGGCCTTTAAAAACAACATGTATG ATGTGGCTTACAACTTAACTCACATGCATAATACGAAACTAATAGTGCAAAGAGATGATGATGAGTTAACAGCTTTGCATATGCTGGCACGAAAACCGCCTTCAGAAAAGAACAAATATCTTCAACAGAGAATGATTTTGAATTTACGGGGCAGATTTCATTTTTGGTTTGAATACAAAGAGAAATTAAAGTTGAGAACTGAACCTTCAGTTGTAGTGTTTGATGCAATAAAATCAGGAAACATTCATTTTTTGGAAGTGTTTCTTTCCATGTGCGGTCATCCTGATTATAACTCGGAAACTAAACTATGGGAGTTAAAGGACCCTTATAATGGACAGAATATACTGCACATTGCTGTTTGGTATCGACAAAAAAGTATAATGAACTTCATACTTGACTCATGGGAGTCAAAACATACAAAACATATTGTAATACAAGGAGTGGATAAAGATAGTAACAATGTTCTACATTTTGCTGCACGTCCACCACGAGAAACATCGGCTAGTCTGAGACCAGACATTCAAATGAAAAGAGAGCTCGAGTGGTTTGAG GAAGTGAAGAAGAGAGTTCCTCCTGAATTAAATACAATGAAAAACAAAGACGGCAAGACACCAATGGATATGCTTCATGCTCATCATACAAATTTATCAAGTGAAATTAAAGACACTGCTAAAAAAGTAGCCGAATCTGGTATGGTTCACTACCACAAAAAAGGGGTTGGGTAG